A single region of the Salicibibacter cibi genome encodes:
- a CDS encoding universal stress protein UspA → MDYSHHDEHILVCVNHGESGIRLIRRGLKLALKLEAPLTIMVFGSLPHDDEHDKIVGMPLFKKISHHYGADLIMVKSESYRVKKVIANKAKEIKATQIIIGQMVESVWRRFLGNTTLDSLLKDLPHADVRVVPKHHHEDDTNYEHGINAFLHGREDGTYNLAFHHDTTVTHEGVFYKHIHTDFNNGRFVYYEEKDIYEVRVLKGHVPHLENIAEGVTSGEGG, encoded by the coding sequence ATGGATTACAGTCATCACGATGAGCATATTTTGGTCTGCGTGAATCACGGCGAATCTGGGATCCGACTTATCCGCCGCGGCCTTAAGCTCGCCCTAAAGCTGGAAGCGCCTCTGACCATTATGGTGTTCGGGTCTTTGCCCCATGACGATGAGCACGACAAAATTGTCGGTATGCCGTTGTTCAAAAAAATTTCGCACCATTATGGCGCCGATTTGATTATGGTTAAGAGCGAATCTTATCGTGTGAAAAAGGTCATTGCAAACAAGGCAAAAGAAATCAAGGCCACTCAAATCATCATCGGACAGATGGTGGAAAGTGTGTGGCGACGCTTTTTGGGAAACACAACACTTGACAGTTTGTTAAAGGACCTCCCTCATGCAGACGTGAGAGTTGTGCCGAAACATCATCATGAGGATGATACGAATTACGAACACGGAATAAATGCCTTTTTGCACGGGCGGGAAGACGGGACATACAACCTTGCCTTCCATCACGACACAACCGTCACCCACGAAGGCGTATTTTATAAACACATCCATACTGATTTTAATAACGGCAGGTTTGTTTATTATGAGGAAAAAGACATCTATGAAGTACGTGTGTTGAAAGGGCATGTGCCACATTTGGAGAATATTGCCGAGGGCGTAACAAGTGGTGAAGGGGGCTGA
- a CDS encoding Fic family protein, which produces MSFLAIKGIDNLPIDVSTEDALRILNVLAEVNAKLGKLESEFKHAIVSQPLIQMLSLSESVESTKIEGTQVTFADMVEEKDNRERRWEIIEVENYQFALHEGFARVREGYPISTRLIRELHQLLMEGARGSTTSSGQFRKIQNYIGPTNRIEDATYIPPPAHEIDDYMANLEKFINGDTNNRKNVTKDRFAIHEGSDPLIKTAVMHAQFESIHPFLDGNGRLGRILIVLSLAKDWVISQPVFFVSEELEKEKHRYYDLLNGVRGQHPDWGAWILFFLEASNRMADQLLNKLAQSEQLAKDGLDLCETASERHVWLYTFTDPSTTAKKAANATGVSTNTARKALNALASRRQIYADQQKMRNVKYRNYDLLRILRD; this is translated from the coding sequence GTGTCCTTTTTGGCCATAAAAGGAATCGACAACTTGCCGATCGATGTATCTACGGAAGATGCTCTACGTATATTAAATGTATTAGCTGAGGTTAATGCTAAGTTAGGGAAGCTTGAGTCAGAATTTAAACACGCGATTGTAAGTCAGCCACTTATACAGATGTTATCGCTAAGCGAATCGGTGGAATCCACGAAAATTGAAGGAACCCAAGTTACATTCGCTGATATGGTTGAAGAAAAAGATAACAGAGAGCGAAGATGGGAGATCATTGAAGTAGAAAATTACCAATTTGCGTTACATGAAGGTTTCGCCAGGGTTCGTGAAGGTTATCCCATATCCACAAGACTGATCAGGGAATTACATCAATTATTAATGGAGGGAGCTAGAGGTTCGACGACCTCGTCAGGGCAATTCAGGAAAATCCAAAACTATATTGGACCTACGAATCGAATCGAGGATGCCACTTATATTCCCCCGCCTGCTCACGAAATTGATGACTACATGGCTAATCTTGAGAAATTTATTAATGGCGATACGAATAACCGAAAAAACGTAACAAAAGATCGATTTGCCATCCATGAAGGTTCAGACCCCCTTATAAAAACGGCCGTTATGCATGCCCAGTTTGAATCGATCCACCCTTTTCTCGATGGAAATGGACGGTTAGGCCGAATTTTAATTGTGCTATCGCTTGCGAAGGATTGGGTAATTTCACAGCCAGTATTTTTTGTGAGTGAAGAATTGGAAAAAGAAAAGCATCGATATTATGATTTGTTGAATGGGGTGCGAGGTCAACATCCTGATTGGGGTGCCTGGATTCTTTTTTTCTTGGAGGCTTCCAATCGTATGGCAGATCAACTGTTGAACAAATTGGCACAATCGGAGCAACTTGCAAAGGATGGACTCGATCTTTGTGAAACCGCTTCTGAGCGGCATGTTTGGCTCTATACGTTCACTGACCCTTCTACGACAGCGAAAAAAGCTGCAAATGCAACGGGAGTCTCAACCAATACGGCCAGAAAAGCCTTGAATGCCCTAGCGTCAAGAAGGCAAATTTATGCGGATCAGCAGAAAATGCGAAATGTGAAATATCGAAACTATGACCTGCTACGCATCTTACGAGATTAG
- a CDS encoding AMP-binding protein, whose product MANLLEVTTGRLLENIAEREGEREAVVYPDRDLRLSYRTFNDLCRQTARGMMALGIEKGDHVAVWTANKPEWLVSQFATGKAGAVLVTVNTSYQEEELAYLLSQSESSTLILQPTFKTTSYIDILYRLVPELKTAEPGRLQSERFPHLKRVIIVDGGEEHYPGIYLWESLLEAGNTVSEDALDKRMASLDKDEVINMQYTSGTTGFPKGVMLTHSNIVNNGLNIAECMNLTHEDRLCIPVPFFHCFGCVLGILACVNKGTTMVIVEEFDPKMVMEAVHREKCTGLHGVPTMFIAELNHPDFAEYDFSALRTGIMAGSNCPVEVMKAVMDRMGAHEVTIAYGQTESSPVITQTRTDDSLERKTETVGRALPNVEVKIVAPGTDKEVPAGTQGELCTRGYHVMKGYYNDPEATAEVLTTDGWLHTGDLAVMDEHGYCTVTGRMKDMIIRGGENIYPREIEEFLYRHPSILDVQIVGVADEKYGEEIGAYVRLKEGQQATVEAIKDFCRGSISHHKIPRHITFVDSYPMTASGKIQKFKLREEAKEIFLGSSET is encoded by the coding sequence ATGGCGAATTTGCTAGAAGTAACAACCGGACGACTGTTGGAAAATATTGCCGAACGCGAGGGAGAAAGAGAAGCGGTCGTCTATCCTGATCGCGACTTGCGTCTCTCCTATCGAACGTTTAACGATTTATGCCGGCAAACCGCCCGGGGAATGATGGCACTCGGCATTGAAAAAGGGGATCATGTTGCGGTGTGGACGGCGAATAAACCGGAGTGGCTTGTGTCACAATTCGCAACCGGAAAAGCAGGGGCGGTGCTTGTTACCGTAAACACCAGTTATCAGGAAGAAGAGCTCGCCTACCTGCTCTCGCAATCGGAGTCGTCGACCTTAATTTTACAACCGACATTCAAGACGACGTCTTACATTGACATTTTGTACAGGCTCGTTCCTGAACTAAAAACAGCAGAGCCGGGAAGATTACAATCGGAACGCTTTCCGCATTTAAAACGCGTGATCATTGTGGACGGGGGCGAAGAACATTACCCCGGCATCTATTTGTGGGAATCGCTTCTGGAAGCGGGAAATACAGTGTCCGAAGATGCGCTGGATAAACGCATGGCGAGTCTCGATAAAGATGAAGTCATCAATATGCAATATACTTCCGGAACGACCGGATTTCCGAAAGGGGTCATGTTAACCCATTCCAATATTGTAAACAACGGTTTGAACATTGCCGAATGTATGAACCTCACCCATGAGGATCGTCTCTGTATTCCCGTTCCCTTTTTTCATTGTTTCGGTTGTGTACTCGGAATACTCGCTTGTGTCAACAAAGGAACGACAATGGTTATCGTCGAGGAATTTGATCCTAAAATGGTCATGGAGGCGGTGCATCGAGAAAAATGTACCGGCCTTCACGGAGTGCCGACCATGTTCATCGCCGAACTCAATCATCCCGATTTTGCTGAATACGATTTTTCCGCGCTGCGCACCGGGATTATGGCAGGCTCAAACTGCCCGGTTGAGGTCATGAAAGCCGTTATGGACAGAATGGGTGCCCATGAGGTAACCATTGCTTACGGACAGACGGAATCGTCACCCGTCATTACGCAAACGCGAACCGACGATTCACTCGAACGAAAAACAGAAACCGTCGGCCGGGCACTCCCGAATGTGGAAGTCAAAATCGTCGCTCCCGGGACGGACAAAGAAGTACCCGCCGGGACCCAAGGCGAACTCTGTACACGCGGATACCACGTCATGAAAGGCTATTATAATGATCCGGAAGCGACCGCTGAAGTGTTAACCACCGATGGCTGGCTTCACACCGGTGATCTCGCTGTGATGGATGAACACGGCTATTGCACGGTCACCGGCCGAATGAAAGATATGATCATCCGCGGCGGGGAAAATATTTATCCGCGTGAAATCGAAGAATTTTTATATCGCCACCCCTCGATCTTAGACGTACAAATCGTAGGCGTCGCCGATGAAAAATACGGGGAAGAAATCGGAGCTTATGTGCGATTAAAAGAAGGCCAACAAGCAACCGTTGAAGCTATAAAAGACTTTTGCCGCGGCTCCATTTCCCATCATAAAATTCCAAGACACATCACTTTCGTTGACAGCTATCCGATGACCGCATCGGGCAAAATCCAAAAGTTCAAATTGCGGGAAGAGGCAAAGGAAATATTTTTGGGATCCTCCGAAACCTGA
- a CDS encoding ABC transporter permease → MNIRRLARKNLTGNAQQYAAYFLSCVFAVSIFFIYAQFILHPEVMSGDIQAGDSVRSGMIAAQVIIVIFSVFFIAYSNNTFLQTRSQEFGLLTLFGMSKRQLRKLIYLEQTITSLLAIVFGLGLGTLFSKLFLMLMSAMLDTETPIAFEFVPMAYVITAIGFIVLFQTLTLLSFWRMRGQTVQDFLQDARKPKVMPRSSITVTVIALLFLGFGYFIAATASIELSFLLIFPILFFVLIGSYFLFTQGTVAVYKRLYKRKSLLQGTHLVTRTNILFRLKDYARMLFLTSTITAVVLTAAGTVYLANEYLVDMVMEQTPASVTWTEESAAENAILEPERAEEIIAEYDTEIEYTFDVEMLRADVSFDAGEKGVVAVFPETEYNEIAAYRSLDPLELEEDEVFVTSPMLGFGPWEDFEGMEQLDMGMNGEQTTMDIAGTAEDAIVGTTNQGQIQVVMNDVSFLHYASQYTDDEKLRALGYHFVDWENEVDVSNALDEEAEDSFLLQTMAPPFQALQQTFSLTLFIGLFVSVLFFIVQGSMLYLKLFTELEDTKKQLLSLNRIGITRKEAGKILGHKIKFLFFVPLAVGALHASFAYAMLASILDVNLFWSGVMVISIYAILQYLYYLITRHFYLKAAFR, encoded by the coding sequence ATGAACATTCGTCGCCTCGCACGTAAGAATTTAACCGGGAATGCCCAGCAATATGCCGCTTATTTTCTCAGTTGTGTGTTCGCGGTAAGTATTTTCTTCATTTATGCGCAATTCATTTTGCATCCGGAGGTCATGAGCGGGGACATCCAGGCCGGAGATTCCGTCCGTAGCGGCATGATCGCTGCCCAGGTGATTATCGTGATTTTTTCGGTCTTTTTTATCGCTTATTCAAACAACACGTTCTTGCAAACCCGATCACAGGAATTTGGTTTATTGACGCTGTTTGGGATGAGTAAGCGGCAGTTACGAAAGCTGATCTACCTCGAGCAAACGATCACGTCTTTACTCGCGATTGTGTTTGGCCTTGGACTTGGCACATTGTTTTCGAAACTATTTCTGATGCTCATGAGCGCGATGCTTGATACGGAAACGCCGATCGCTTTCGAATTCGTGCCGATGGCTTACGTTATTACGGCGATTGGCTTCATCGTGTTGTTTCAAACGTTGACGCTGCTGTCTTTTTGGAGAATGCGCGGGCAGACCGTTCAAGATTTTTTGCAGGACGCCCGCAAACCGAAAGTAATGCCGCGTTCTTCCATAACAGTAACGGTGATCGCGCTTTTGTTTCTCGGTTTCGGTTACTTTATAGCCGCCACAGCGAGCATTGAACTGTCATTTTTGTTAATCTTTCCGATTCTTTTCTTCGTTCTGATCGGGTCTTACTTTTTGTTCACACAAGGGACCGTCGCCGTCTACAAGCGTTTATATAAAAGAAAATCATTGTTGCAGGGAACGCACCTGGTTACACGCACGAACATCCTTTTCCGCTTAAAGGATTACGCACGTATGCTTTTCCTCACCTCGACGATCACCGCCGTCGTGCTCACCGCAGCCGGCACGGTATATCTTGCGAATGAATATTTGGTTGACATGGTCATGGAGCAAACACCGGCTTCAGTCACTTGGACGGAAGAAAGCGCGGCTGAAAATGCCATTCTTGAGCCGGAACGGGCGGAAGAAATCATTGCAGAATACGATACGGAGATTGAATACACATTCGACGTAGAAATGCTCCGTGCGGATGTCTCCTTTGACGCCGGCGAAAAAGGCGTCGTTGCTGTCTTTCCGGAAACCGAGTACAACGAAATTGCCGCCTATCGAAGTTTGGACCCTTTGGAATTGGAAGAAGATGAAGTATTTGTCACATCCCCCATGCTCGGGTTTGGGCCATGGGAAGATTTTGAAGGCATGGAACAGTTAGACATGGGCATGAACGGAGAACAAACCACCATGGACATCGCCGGCACAGCGGAAGACGCGATTGTCGGCACAACAAATCAGGGGCAAATTCAAGTCGTCATGAATGATGTGAGTTTTCTCCACTATGCCTCTCAATACACGGACGATGAAAAACTTCGCGCGTTAGGTTATCATTTTGTCGACTGGGAAAATGAAGTAGATGTCTCCAATGCGTTGGATGAAGAGGCCGAGGACTCCTTCCTTCTCCAAACGATGGCTCCGCCTTTTCAGGCGCTACAGCAAACATTTTCCTTAACGTTGTTTATTGGGTTATTCGTCAGCGTCCTCTTTTTTATCGTGCAAGGAAGCATGCTCTATTTGAAACTGTTCACGGAATTGGAAGATACGAAAAAACAGTTGCTATCGTTAAACCGTATTGGCATCACCCGCAAAGAAGCAGGAAAAATTCTCGGGCATAAAATTAAATTCCTTTTCTTTGTACCTTTGGCTGTCGGTGCACTGCACGCCAGTTTTGCCTACGCCATGCTCGCAAGCATCCTTGACGTTAATTTGTTCTGGAGCGGCGTCATGGTCATCTCTATCTACGCCATTTTGCAATATCTCTATTATTTAATCACGCGTCATTTCTATTTGAAAGCGGCGTTTCGTTAG
- a CDS encoding ABC transporter ATP-binding protein encodes MPILEVDALGKTYYPKKEGLSYQALINFHLQVDKGEFIGVMGPSGSGKTTLLNMLATIDAPTSGKMVIKDTDPTTLNDNQLAIFRRRQLGFVFQDFNLLDTLTVRENILLPLALDKYSHKKMNTRLNEIAEQLGITDILEKRITEISGGQQQRTACARAIIHDPTMILADEPTGNLDSKSARQVMDTLTTINGEQGATIFTVTHDPTVASYCDRIVFIKDGRFFSEIRKGDRQQAFYQNILDTLSVLGGDFHEHSSPRT; translated from the coding sequence ATGCCGATACTCGAAGTCGATGCCCTCGGCAAAACGTACTATCCGAAAAAAGAAGGGCTATCGTACCAAGCTTTAATCAATTTTCATCTGCAAGTAGACAAAGGGGAATTCATCGGGGTAATGGGACCGTCGGGAAGCGGGAAGACGACGTTGCTCAATATGCTCGCGACAATCGACGCGCCAACATCGGGAAAAATGGTCATCAAAGACACCGACCCCACGACATTAAACGACAATCAACTGGCGATTTTCAGGCGTCGGCAACTCGGCTTTGTGTTTCAGGATTTCAACTTGCTCGATACATTAACCGTCCGGGAAAACATCTTGTTGCCGCTCGCCCTCGATAAATATTCACACAAGAAAATGAACACACGTCTGAATGAAATCGCCGAACAACTGGGGATTACGGATATTCTTGAAAAACGCATCACCGAAATTTCCGGCGGACAGCAACAGCGTACCGCTTGCGCACGTGCGATTATTCACGATCCGACGATGATTCTCGCCGATGAGCCGACGGGGAACCTTGATTCCAAATCAGCCCGACAAGTAATGGATACACTCACGACGATAAATGGCGAACAAGGCGCGACCATTTTTACCGTCACCCATGACCCGACGGTCGCGAGCTATTGTGATCGCATCGTATTCATCAAAGACGGCCGCTTTTTCTCGGAAATTCGCAAAGGGGATCGCCAACAGGCATTCTACCAAAACATTCTTGATACGCTCTCTGTCCTCGGAGGTGATTTCCATGAACATTCGTCGCCTCGCACGTAA
- a CDS encoding sensor histidine kinase: MIRHYLADRVLFILFYVINTAAIVLVAYLSLLFAGLEQPWSEFTYMGLLALFFLLLGLAIDYARRRPLLKKLLEMEKRNPLPLETALELETMQVPSREAFLFIGMLRRYQERYREELDHYKAMQEQHQIFVNQWVHHMKTPVSVISLLTQQGKQQLEDQGSKTFLDEINDENDRFRHGLELMLHLARLDHFAVDFVADEVDVVALLRELVNEEKRQFIRRNLFPEIRVDTKDPFVYSDQKWLRVVFHQLLLNALRYSQQGKGDRITIAVFKEGDATLVEIQDRGIGIPAHDLPNIFSPFFTGDNGRKKTESTGMGLYLSRIITDRLGHSLYAHSQVSEGTTMTVRFSSRTLHDR, translated from the coding sequence ATGATTCGACATTACCTGGCAGACCGTGTGCTTTTTATTCTTTTTTATGTGATCAACACTGCTGCAATTGTGCTCGTCGCTTATTTGTCTCTTCTGTTTGCCGGCTTGGAACAGCCATGGAGCGAATTCACTTATATGGGGCTCCTTGCCCTATTTTTTTTGCTTTTGGGACTGGCCATTGATTATGCAAGAAGACGACCGTTACTGAAAAAATTATTGGAAATGGAAAAAAGAAACCCATTGCCGCTGGAAACTGCGCTTGAATTGGAAACGATGCAAGTACCATCGCGCGAGGCATTCCTGTTCATCGGTATGCTCCGCCGTTACCAGGAACGCTACCGTGAAGAATTAGATCATTACAAGGCGATGCAAGAGCAGCATCAAATTTTCGTCAACCAGTGGGTGCATCACATGAAAACACCGGTATCGGTCATCTCGCTTTTAACGCAGCAGGGAAAACAACAGCTTGAAGACCAGGGATCGAAAACGTTTCTCGATGAAATCAACGACGAAAACGACCGTTTTCGCCACGGCCTTGAACTCATGCTTCATTTGGCTAGGCTCGACCATTTCGCCGTTGATTTTGTTGCCGATGAAGTCGATGTCGTCGCGTTACTGCGCGAACTCGTCAACGAAGAAAAACGCCAGTTTATACGCCGAAATCTCTTCCCGGAAATCCGAGTCGACACTAAGGACCCATTCGTTTACAGTGATCAAAAGTGGTTGCGCGTCGTTTTCCACCAACTTTTACTGAACGCGCTTCGTTATTCCCAACAAGGAAAGGGCGATCGCATCACCATTGCCGTCTTTAAAGAGGGGGACGCCACCCTCGTAGAGATTCAAGACCGTGGCATCGGCATTCCCGCGCATGACTTGCCGAACATTTTCTCCCCGTTTTTCACCGGAGATAATGGCCGGAAAAAAACGGAGTCGACCGGAATGGGACTGTATTTAAGCCGGATAATCACCGACCGGCTCGGCCACTCTCTGTACGCCCATTCGCAAGTCAGCGAAGGAACGACGATGACCGTTCGCTTTTCTTCACGAACTTTGCATGACAGATGA
- a CDS encoding response regulator transcription factor, with product MYSILIVEDDDKIAGILSDHLERYGYSVRTAEQLYAIKAEFVKIDPDLVLLDINLPYFDGFYWCRQIRSVSNVPVIFISARTDDMNQVMAIENGGDDYITKPFHLDVVTAKIKSVLRRAYGEYALNNAHSQTEELAGLFIHPEKNELVYDSERIELSKKEFTLFRKLSEAHDRIVSRDDLLEALWDEVDFVDDNTLSVNVNRLRKRLQELGIHDAIQTIRGQGYRLNVNWREDEGAK from the coding sequence ATGTATTCCATCCTTATCGTAGAAGACGATGATAAAATTGCCGGGATTCTTAGCGATCACTTAGAGCGCTATGGGTATTCCGTCCGTACAGCAGAGCAGTTATATGCCATTAAAGCAGAATTTGTCAAAATAGACCCCGACCTCGTCCTGCTAGACATCAACTTGCCTTACTTCGACGGTTTTTATTGGTGCCGACAGATTAGGAGCGTATCCAATGTACCAGTTATTTTTATATCGGCACGAACGGATGACATGAACCAGGTGATGGCGATTGAAAACGGCGGCGATGATTATATTACCAAACCGTTTCATCTCGATGTTGTCACAGCGAAAATCAAAAGCGTTTTGCGCAGAGCTTACGGAGAGTATGCCCTGAACAACGCCCATAGCCAAACGGAGGAATTAGCCGGTCTCTTTATTCATCCGGAAAAAAATGAATTGGTGTACGACTCCGAACGCATCGAGCTTTCAAAAAAGGAGTTCACTTTATTCCGGAAATTAAGCGAAGCCCATGACCGCATCGTCAGCCGGGATGACCTGCTTGAAGCGCTTTGGGATGAGGTTGATTTCGTGGACGATAACACATTGTCCGTGAACGTGAACCGATTGCGAAAACGACTGCAAGAATTGGGCATCCACGATGCGATCCAGACGATTCGCGGGCAAGGATACCGATTAAATGTTAATTGGCGAGAAGACGAAGGGGCAAAATGA
- a CDS encoding response regulator transcription factor, translating into MKILIVDDDPLVRQSLKLLLEKESDIEVIGLAADGQEAIEQSETTLPDVVLMDIRMPNMDGIESTKQLKSQSPELRIMMLTTFKDEQNIRLALQAGAEGYLLKSTPVENMAQQIRALMAGGSVLDADVLQEIMNPGAYDELDGLTERENDIAAAIAQGLSNKEIAEQLYLSVGTVRNTLSVILDKLELRDRTQLAIYYWKRGKHSVD; encoded by the coding sequence ATGAAGATCCTGATTGTCGATGATGATCCACTCGTACGCCAAAGCCTTAAATTATTACTTGAAAAGGAATCGGATATTGAAGTCATCGGCCTTGCAGCGGATGGCCAAGAAGCGATCGAGCAAAGTGAAACAACGCTGCCGGACGTTGTACTCATGGACATCCGCATGCCGAACATGGATGGGATTGAAAGCACGAAACAGCTGAAGTCGCAATCGCCGGAGCTTCGCATCATGATGCTGACAACCTTTAAAGATGAACAGAATATCCGCCTCGCCCTTCAGGCAGGAGCGGAAGGGTACTTGCTGAAGTCAACGCCCGTGGAGAATATGGCCCAGCAAATACGCGCCTTAATGGCCGGCGGCTCAGTACTTGACGCAGATGTCTTGCAAGAAATCATGAACCCTGGAGCATACGACGAACTCGACGGTCTCACCGAGCGTGAAAATGACATCGCCGCCGCCATCGCTCAAGGACTGTCCAATAAAGAAATCGCCGAGCAACTATATTTGAGTGTCGGCACTGTGCGCAACACACTTTCTGTCATTCTGGATAAACTCGAATTACGGGATCGGACCCAGCTTGCGATTTATTATTGGAAACGGGGGAAACATTCCGTGGATTAA
- a CDS encoding sensor histidine kinase, translating into MRESFVTIWRFINILFLLSLWTIQAESIISFLLIVSLAILVCLRWRFQLPAWTVLIDIIICALFIPVWSASVFGFALPLFESILRGKYAYIIPIVVLIPIGDVYSVFLFWFLFQAGFLGLLARQWKRQRDLYISEADRERYARYELENMKNELLKANRQTAQLAELSERNRIARDLHDHVGHDLTGASLAMDTFEHLEGKDAEEMLQEIKLRITRSAARLRDTVHDMTPVTRMGADVLEHIVDEFNQADTNFQKSGDMSQVPVHYWSLLEPCLKEALTNVARHSDATNVDVQLDVTASIVRLSVRDNGTASTDSSEGTGLRNLKLRARAAGGSLSVDTAFGHLVVCVLPLGKEEEDR; encoded by the coding sequence ACCATATGGCGTTTTATTAATATCCTTTTTCTTCTCAGTTTATGGACCATACAAGCCGAAAGCATTATCAGCTTTTTACTCATCGTTTCACTCGCCATCCTCGTTTGCTTGCGTTGGCGCTTTCAACTGCCTGCCTGGACTGTACTTATTGATATCATTATTTGCGCGCTATTTATCCCCGTCTGGAGCGCCAGTGTCTTTGGTTTCGCCCTCCCGTTATTTGAAAGTATCCTAAGGGGAAAATATGCATATATCATACCAATTGTCGTTTTGATCCCAATCGGAGACGTATACTCCGTCTTCCTCTTCTGGTTTCTTTTTCAAGCAGGGTTTTTAGGCTTGCTCGCCCGTCAATGGAAAAGACAGCGTGATTTGTATATTTCGGAAGCCGACCGTGAGCGGTATGCCCGCTATGAATTGGAAAATATGAAAAATGAACTGCTCAAAGCCAATCGCCAGACCGCACAACTTGCTGAACTATCGGAACGAAATCGCATTGCCCGTGACCTCCATGATCATGTTGGCCATGATCTGACCGGAGCAAGCCTGGCGATGGACACCTTCGAACACCTGGAAGGAAAAGACGCCGAGGAGATGCTACAGGAAATCAAGCTCAGGATCACAAGAAGTGCGGCGAGACTTCGCGATACTGTCCATGACATGACCCCGGTAACGAGAATGGGAGCAGACGTACTGGAGCATATCGTAGATGAGTTTAACCAGGCCGATACCAACTTCCAAAAATCAGGAGATATGAGCCAAGTTCCCGTACATTATTGGAGCTTGCTGGAGCCTTGTTTAAAAGAAGCGCTTACAAACGTTGCTCGTCACAGTGACGCGACAAATGTTGATGTTCAGCTTGATGTCACCGCTTCGATCGTTCGCCTGAGCGTTCGAGATAACGGCACGGCTTCTACCGATTCAAGCGAGGGCACCGGACTCAGAAATCTGAAGCTTCGCGCTCGAGCCGCCGGGGGCAGCCTTTCCGTCGATACAGCTTTCGGCCATCTCGTCGTCTGTGTTTTGCCGCTCGGAAAAGAGGAGGAAGACCGATGA